From a single Apium graveolens cultivar Ventura chromosome 2, ASM990537v1, whole genome shotgun sequence genomic region:
- the LOC141708170 gene encoding ABC transporter B family member 28 — MMMMATSTTLPLFSLPKTPKTLLSYSHRHLILSRGPHQTIARFPKRLSSSTTTLTRSPVCLAYVSGPASDPIILSDGELESTNIVQQQTPSIPTPAITWGLLWALLLPHKLRLLACLVSLVGCSSCTLSMPIFSGRFFEVLIGARPEPLWVLLSKVGLLYALEPIFTVIFVVNMNTIWENVMSSLRARIFSSVLIRKVEFFDRYKVGELTALLTSDLGSLKSIVSDNISRDRGFRALSEVTGTICLLFVLAPQLAPILAVLMLVVSVLVALYKRSTMTVFKAHGAAQAYIADCVTETFSAIRTVRSFGGEKRQMSMFGDQVQSYQSSGIKLGIFKAFNESLTRVAVYLSLMALYCLGGSKVKAGELSVGTVASFIGYTFTLTFAVQGLVNTFGDLRGAFAATERINTVLSGAEVDEALAYGLRKDIKQKDGLDKNFDMFFVSDSDGDNRSRNMGYMSSLKGDSNVRSLAECGDIYLEDVHFSYPLRSDVEILKGLNLVLKCGTVTALVGPSGAGKSTIVQLLARFYEPTTGRITVAGEDLRTFDKSEWARVVSIVNQEPVLFSVSVGENIAYGLPDEYVSKDEVIKAAKAANAHDFIVSLPQGYDTLVGERGGLLSGGQRQRVAIARALLKNAPVLILDEATSALDTVSEQLVQGALNHLMKGRTTLVIAHRLSTVQNADQIALCSDGSIAELGTHSELLERKGQYASLVGTQRLAFE; from the exons ATGATGATGATGGCTACTTCTACTACTCTCCCCCTATTCTCCCTCCCCAAAACCCCTAAAACCCTTCTCTCATATTCTCACCGTCATCTCATTCTTTCTCGTGGACCCCACCAAACAATTGCACGCTTCCCGAAGCGCTTATCATCTTCTACTACAACCTTAACAAGAAGTCCAGTTTGTTTGGCTTACGTGAGTGGGCCTGCATCTGACCCAATCATTCTCTCCGATGGTGAGCTTGAATCTACTAACATAGTACAACAGCAAACACCTTCGATACCCACGCCTGCTATTACTTGGGGGCTTTTGTGGGCCCTACTCCTCCCACATAAACTTAGATTATTGGCATGTCTTGTTAGTCTTGTTGGTTGTTCTTCTTGTACTCTCTCTATGCCCATCTTTTCTG GTAGATTTTTCGAAGTGTTAATTGGGGCAAGGCCGGAGCCTCTCTGGGTGCTGTTGAGTAAGGTGGGACTTTTGTATGCCTTGGAGCCAATTTTTACAGTTATATTTGTTGTAAATATGAACACCATATGGGAGAATGTCATGTCCAGTTTGAGAGCTCGGATATTTAGCAGCGTATTGATTCGAAAG GTGGAGTTTTTTGACCGCTATAAG GTGGGTGAACTTACTGCTTTATTGACATCGGACTTGGGCTCACTAAAAAGCATCGTGAGCGATAACATCTCCAGGGATCGTGGTTTCAGGGCACTATCTGAG GTTACTGGAACAATATGCTTACTGTTTGTTCTTGCTCCACAACTTGCACCAATATTGGCTGTACTTATGCTTGTGGTATCTGTTTTAGTTG CTTTGTACAAGCGCTCGACTATGACTGTATTCAAAGCTCATGGTGCGGCCCAAGCATACATAGCAGACTGTGTAACTGAAACGTTTTCTGCTATACGCACA GTAAGATCATTTGGTGGAGAGAAACGGCAAATGTCAATGTTCGGTGACCAG GTTCAATCTTATCAAAGTAGTGGAATCAAGCTTGGAATTTTTAAAGCATTTAATGAATCACTGACTAGAGTTGCAGTTTATCTATCTTTGATGGCCCTATATTGTCTTGGAGGAAGCAAAGTAAAAGCC GGTGAGCTCTCTGTTGGAACTGTGGCTTCCTTTATTGGATACACATTTACATTGACTTTCGCT GTTCAAGGGCTGGTTAACACATTTGGAGATCTTCGTGGAGCATTTGCTGCTACTGAGAGAATAAATACTGTCCTGTCTGGTGCTGAAGTTGATGAAGCCCTTGCGTACGGTTTGCGAAAAGATATTAAGCAAAAAGACGGCCTTGATAAAAACTTTGACATGTTTTTTGTCAGTGATTCGGATGGAGATAATCGATCTAGGAATATGGGTTACATGTCATCCCTAAAAGGAGACAGCAATGTGCGAAGTCTTGCAGAATGTGGTGATATATATCTTGAAG ATGTGCACTTCTCTTATCCTTTGAGGTCTGACGTGGAGATCCTTAAAGGCCTGAATCTGGTGCTAAAATGTGGAACAGTAACTGCTCTGGTTGGTCCTAGTGGTGCAGGAAAAAGTACAATAGTTCAACTATTGGCACGGTTTTATGAG CCAACTACAGGTAGAATCACAGTAGCAGGAGAGGATCTACGGACGTTTGATAAGAGTGAATGGGCTCGCGTTGTATCCATTGTCAATCAA GAACCGGTTCTATTTTCGGTATCTGTGGGAGAAAACATTGCATATGGCCTCCCAGATGAATATGTATCCAAGGATGAAGTAATTAAGGCAGCAAAAGCTGCAAATGCTCATGATTTCATTGTTTCACTCCCTCAG GGTTATGACACACTTGTTGGTGAAAGAGGTGGTCTGTTAAGTGGAGGACAGAGACAG AGGGTTGCTATTGCTAGGGCTTTGCTAAAGAATGCCCCAGTCCTAATACTCGATGAG GCCACAAGTGCCTTGGACACTGTGAGTGAACAACTAGTTCAGGGAGCTTTGAACCACCTTATGAAGGGACGTACTACATTGGTGATTGCTCACAGGTTAAGCACAGTTCAAAATGCAGATCAAATTGCTCTTTGTTCTGATGGGAGTATTGCAGAGCTTGGGACCCATTCTGAGTTGTTAGAGAGGAAAGGTCAATACGCTTCTCTTGTAGGGACTCAAAGGCTAGCATTTGAGTGA